In one window of Paracoccus saliphilus DNA:
- a CDS encoding NmrA/HSCARG family protein, producing MWDTPGYLVAFRCVIEFRYILYTLMFPPPRRVRMRSDMYKDDQTQNKGTVLVFGATGKQGGAVAAALRANGWAVRALVRNTAREEVQRLASAGIDIFAGDFADMTSVENAMAGVDGVFSVQPNSGSAGSGITDSEEVRIGKSVADIAMQSGVRHLVYSSAGIISRGKTGLPNLDTKIEIEEHIRSLDLPSTIIRPATFMDLFTLPGFGLDQETFSFFVHPDQPFQAIAVDDIGKIAAQVIEHPSVYAGRTIEIAGDELTGLELAEALSYAADRRIAYQRFPDVVLNGNEFLRRNAKLFEEGRAAGNANIAALENEFGELWSVSDWLAGPGKPALQAALASDDRPLELR from the coding sequence ATGTGGGATACTCCGGGGTACCTGGTCGCTTTCAGGTGCGTAATTGAATTCAGGTATATCCTGTATACCTTGATGTTTCCACCACCAAGGAGAGTCCGGATGCGCAGCGACATGTACAAAGACGATCAGACGCAGAACAAGGGAACCGTGCTCGTATTCGGCGCCACCGGCAAACAGGGCGGAGCAGTCGCGGCGGCGTTGCGAGCCAACGGTTGGGCTGTTCGCGCCCTCGTCCGCAACACCGCGCGCGAAGAGGTCCAACGTCTTGCTTCAGCCGGTATCGACATATTCGCGGGCGATTTCGCGGACATGACCTCGGTCGAGAACGCCATGGCCGGGGTCGACGGAGTCTTCAGCGTGCAGCCCAATTCGGGAAGTGCGGGATCGGGAATCACCGATTCCGAGGAAGTGCGCATCGGGAAAAGCGTTGCCGACATCGCCATGCAAAGCGGGGTCAGACATCTCGTCTACAGCTCGGCCGGCATCATCAGCAGGGGCAAGACCGGCCTGCCCAACCTCGACACCAAGATCGAGATCGAAGAGCATATCCGCAGCCTGGATTTGCCGAGCACGATCATACGACCCGCCACGTTCATGGACCTTTTCACGCTACCCGGTTTCGGGCTCGATCAGGAGACGTTCTCGTTCTTCGTGCACCCGGATCAACCCTTTCAGGCCATAGCCGTCGATGACATCGGCAAGATCGCTGCGCAAGTCATTGAACATCCAAGCGTGTACGCCGGTCGAACCATCGAGATCGCAGGCGATGAACTGACAGGACTGGAGTTGGCAGAAGCCCTGAGCTACGCTGCCGACCGTAGGATTGCCTACCAGCGGTTCCCCGATGTGGTACTGAACGGCAATGAATTCCTGCGTCGCAACGCAAAACTGTTCGAAGAAGGCCGGGCGGCCGGAAACGCGAATATCGCCGCTCTGGAAAACGAGTTCGGGGAGCTTTGGAGCGTGTCGGATTGGCTGGCAGGCCCGGGAAAGCCCGCGCTCCAAGCCGCACTCGCAAGCGATGATCGGCCTCTCGAGCTCAGGTAA
- a CDS encoding MipA/OmpV family protein, whose translation MRKRVLPRSKDLIRNSPLLLCAALMVAAAQASAQDFDDDSASDGKWEFVLGAGGFYEPTFEGAKNYETTGLPYFSITYDDRYSLGIEGLSAKFYDSGTLGLTAKIGYEFDRDEADDPHLAGLGDIEGGATLGFGVDYAAGPIDLYADLERSFGDSDGIIGKFGAEVSRPVGQFLLGANLSTTWGNDNHMQSYFGVTAAQSASSGLAAYEAGAGFKRVDLELSATYAFSENWMLLGQIEIGELIGDAAHSPIVQNTTQTSAGIFVAYSF comes from the coding sequence ATGAGAAAAAGAGTACTGCCCCGGTCAAAGGACCTAATAAGAAATTCACCGTTGCTCCTGTGCGCTGCCCTGATGGTCGCAGCCGCTCAGGCAAGTGCACAGGACTTCGATGACGACAGCGCCAGTGATGGCAAGTGGGAGTTCGTCCTCGGGGCTGGGGGCTTCTATGAACCGACCTTCGAGGGCGCCAAGAACTATGAAACGACCGGGCTGCCGTACTTCTCGATCACCTATGATGACAGGTATTCACTCGGCATCGAAGGCTTGTCCGCCAAGTTCTATGATAGCGGAACGCTCGGTCTGACGGCGAAGATCGGCTACGAATTCGATCGCGACGAAGCCGACGATCCCCATCTGGCTGGCCTGGGAGACATCGAAGGAGGAGCCACTCTTGGCTTCGGCGTAGACTACGCGGCAGGTCCGATCGACCTTTATGCCGATCTCGAGCGATCCTTTGGAGACAGCGATGGGATCATAGGAAAGTTCGGGGCCGAGGTATCAAGGCCGGTCGGCCAGTTCCTGCTCGGTGCGAACCTTTCGACGACCTGGGGGAACGACAACCACATGCAAAGCTACTTTGGGGTGACGGCAGCTCAATCTGCATCGTCCGGCCTGGCGGCGTATGAGGCTGGCGCGGGGTTCAAGCGCGTAGATCTCGAATTGTCAGCAACTTACGCGTTCTCCGAGAACTGGATGCTGCTCGGGCAGATCGAAATTGGCGAACTCATCGGAGATGCGGCACACAGCCCGATCGTCCAGAATACGACTCAAACTTCTGCAGGTATATTCGTGGCCTACAGTTTCTGA
- a CDS encoding amidohydrolase family protein, protein MKPIEKNLKSLVVMGRRNFLSRAAALGVSAGLSAPAIISRAAAQDISDISLRDQDLPFIGTEETFSTPELMVLNSINEDHILYLKDTGLAELGPRRIGAMNEAGLNVQILSAHTPGVQNVLGQEGIDFAYRLNKQLVDGPMATYPGRFEAFATLPLQNPEAAADELERAVREDGFLGALTNGHIGKKFLDHPDFEPVLARAEALNVPIYLHPGYPADEVFQIYYSTTRPEYKKEYQDYIFSGSGYGWHQEVLTQCIRMITYGVFDRFPKLQIIIGHMGEGLPFYYERVVGDMSDSTQNSLNKPFGQYFHDNFWFTTSAFFQDELLHLLLQYISVDRVMFATDYPFADMKEGTNWFRAVNLPREDKEMIAFRNAEKLFGIKI, encoded by the coding sequence ATGAAACCGATCGAAAAAAACCTGAAGAGCCTGGTGGTGATGGGACGCCGCAATTTTCTAAGTCGCGCAGCTGCACTTGGTGTTAGCGCCGGATTGTCCGCGCCTGCCATCATCTCGCGCGCCGCCGCGCAAGATATCTCGGACATCTCGTTGCGTGACCAAGATCTGCCATTTATCGGCACGGAAGAGACCTTTTCTACCCCTGAGCTGATGGTGCTGAACTCCATTAACGAGGATCACATACTGTACCTCAAGGACACTGGTCTTGCCGAACTCGGCCCGCGCCGCATCGGTGCAATGAATGAGGCGGGGCTCAACGTTCAAATCCTCTCCGCACACACGCCAGGTGTGCAGAATGTCCTAGGTCAGGAGGGTATAGATTTTGCCTATCGTCTCAACAAACAGCTTGTTGACGGGCCAATGGCAACCTATCCGGGACGATTCGAGGCCTTTGCAACCTTGCCGTTGCAGAATCCGGAGGCCGCAGCAGATGAACTGGAACGCGCAGTTCGGGAAGACGGCTTCCTGGGAGCTCTGACCAATGGACACATCGGGAAAAAATTCCTTGATCATCCCGATTTTGAGCCCGTGCTGGCACGTGCCGAAGCCCTTAATGTGCCGATTTACCTCCATCCAGGTTATCCAGCTGACGAAGTCTTCCAAATTTACTACAGCACTACGCGGCCAGAATATAAGAAAGAATACCAGGACTACATTTTCAGTGGTTCAGGATATGGATGGCACCAAGAGGTGCTTACTCAATGCATTCGAATGATCACGTATGGGGTATTCGATAGATTTCCCAAACTACAGATTATTATCGGACACATGGGAGAGGGTCTTCCATTCTACTACGAGCGTGTCGTGGGAGACATGAGCGATTCGACCCAAAACTCACTGAATAAGCCCTTCGGGCAATACTTCCATGACAACTTCTGGTTCACAACCAGTGCATTCTTCCAGGATGAACTGCTCCACCTCTTGCTGCAGTACATCAGTGTGGATCGAGTGATGTTTGCGACCGACTACCCGTTTGCAGACATGAAGGAAGGAACCAACTGGTTTCGGGCAGTCAATCTGCCACGGGAAGACAAGGAAATGATCGCGTTCCGAAATGCCGAAAAGCTGTTCGGCATAAAGATCTGA
- a CDS encoding sugar phosphate nucleotidyltransferase, translating to MVGRKTIITPILLCGGSGTRLWPLSRKA from the coding sequence ATGGTAGGCAGGAAAACTATAATCACCCCGATCCTCCTCTGTGGCGGGTCTGGCACCCGGCTTTGGCCGCTCAGCCGCAAGGCCTAA
- a CDS encoding ATP-binding protein, producing MLKEPRLRHWLFSIRAQVIAVCLGSVLVVWILGGVAENVIQQRQTKMMDLEGQVISVSAIMRLIAVSDGEEREIILNSILDAWENVLLVSTTTFEARSGPSDLFYWPGQDPPILPEGLSLIRFDATNALTFPLDDSRHFVFPELPPHFVTVEMAYLLVMISVLIGVFSVFAVWAIIRPLQQMADAIKSADEFLASETSVSPAGAWEFRQLARVLNDMRGRIRFLLESRTSMLRNVSHDLRTPLTRLRLRAETIADPGLSRKILTDISEIDAILGTTLSYLRDGSAALNLERCDLASLLQMICDGFSDMGKDIAYSGPAHLTIQCGVSEITRAITNLCENGLKFGTAVRVSLERTDKMAVIRIVDNGPGIAEELREKVMEPYAKLDTARSSEGFGLGLSSASEIVARHGGILRLKGGNCGLVAEVELPL from the coding sequence ATGCTGAAAGAACCACGCCTGCGCCATTGGCTCTTCAGTATTCGCGCCCAGGTGATTGCCGTGTGCCTGGGATCAGTATTGGTCGTCTGGATATTGGGCGGTGTAGCGGAAAACGTGATCCAACAGCGGCAAACAAAAATGATGGACCTGGAGGGACAGGTCATCTCCGTGTCTGCCATAATGCGATTGATCGCCGTTTCCGATGGTGAAGAACGAGAAATTATCCTGAACTCCATACTTGATGCTTGGGAGAACGTGCTCCTCGTCAGCACAACGACATTTGAGGCACGCAGCGGGCCCTCCGACTTGTTTTACTGGCCCGGTCAAGATCCTCCCATTCTTCCTGAAGGGCTTTCCCTGATCCGTTTCGACGCGACAAACGCTCTAACTTTTCCACTGGATGATAGTCGGCATTTTGTTTTTCCTGAGCTGCCACCACACTTTGTGACGGTCGAAATGGCGTATCTCCTGGTTATGATTAGTGTTCTGATTGGGGTTTTTTCAGTCTTTGCTGTCTGGGCTATTATAAGGCCCCTCCAACAAATGGCCGACGCTATCAAAAGCGCAGACGAATTTCTTGCGAGCGAAACATCCGTTTCACCCGCTGGGGCATGGGAATTTCGTCAGTTGGCGCGGGTATTGAACGATATGCGTGGGCGAATTCGGTTTCTGTTGGAAAGTCGAACATCGATGCTGCGCAACGTCAGCCATGACTTGCGCACCCCCCTGACCCGTTTGCGCCTTCGGGCCGAGACAATTGCTGATCCCGGTTTAAGCCGGAAGATTTTGACCGATATCTCCGAAATAGACGCCATACTCGGGACAACGCTTAGCTATCTGCGCGATGGCAGTGCTGCGCTGAACCTCGAACGGTGTGATCTGGCAAGCCTTCTTCAGATGATTTGTGACGGGTTCAGCGATATGGGCAAGGACATTGCTTACTCCGGCCCTGCCCATCTGACCATCCAATGCGGTGTGTCCGAAATTACTCGCGCCATCACGAATCTATGTGAAAACGGGCTGAAATTCGGTACCGCGGTACGAGTTTCGCTTGAACGCACCGATAAAATGGCCGTCATCCGGATTGTGGACAATGGCCCCGGCATTGCCGAAGAACTGCGCGAGAAGGTGATGGAGCCTTACGCAAAATTGGATACTGCGCGCTCCAGCGAAGGATTTGGGCTTGGTCTTTCCAGCGCTTCAGAGATTGTTGCCCGTCATGGCGGCATCTTACGTCTAAAGGGGGGGAATTGCGGGCTTGTTGCTGAGGTAGAATTACCGCTGTGA
- a CDS encoding response regulator, translated as MQNNRVLIVEDDREIAEMLARTLAEAGLDVRIAADSAEMAVEMRRAPIGLIVLDLMLPGEDGLSICRKLRAESTVPILFLTAVNGEMDRIIGLEIGADDYVTKPFNPREVLARIRSLLRRASYGPGNISNRVLRFDGWRVDPLRRLVHDPNHTRIPMTSAEFDLLLAFCHNPGQVLSREELLSLTHTGLAGPIARSVDVHVSRLRQKIEADPREPKMLITVRLGGYVFTPSVE; from the coding sequence ATGCAGAACAACCGGGTTCTGATCGTCGAAGATGACCGCGAGATTGCGGAAATGTTGGCGCGCACCTTGGCCGAGGCGGGGCTCGATGTCCGCATTGCGGCTGATAGTGCCGAGATGGCAGTAGAGATGCGCCGCGCTCCTATCGGATTGATTGTTCTCGACCTCATGTTGCCAGGCGAAGATGGGCTATCGATCTGCCGCAAGCTGAGAGCAGAAAGTACGGTACCTATCCTGTTTCTAACTGCCGTCAATGGCGAAATGGATCGCATCATTGGGCTGGAGATCGGCGCAGACGATTATGTGACAAAACCGTTTAACCCGCGTGAGGTTCTGGCTCGCATCCGCAGTCTTCTGCGACGTGCCTCTTACGGTCCGGGAAATATCTCAAACCGCGTATTGCGATTCGATGGCTGGCGTGTCGATCCTCTGCGTCGCCTGGTGCATGATCCGAACCACACCCGCATTCCAATGACCAGCGCTGAGTTTGACCTGCTGCTAGCCTTTTGTCACAATCCTGGCCAAGTCCTGTCGCGTGAGGAGTTATTATCCTTGACCCACACGGGCCTGGCGGGGCCAATCGCACGTAGTGTCGATGTTCATGTCAGTCGCCTGCGTCAAAAGATTGAAGCTGATCCCCGGGAACCGAAAATGCTGATAACTGTCCGTTTGGGTGGTTACGTCTTCACCCCCAGTGTTGAGTGA
- a CDS encoding phosphatase PAP2 family protein, with product MVPTTAKQLCSKQRGSHWEHLVELTDDILWRSLLGILLLGVLASAVFLTFPELDITISKLFFDGTEFPLANDPLLGLLRRVTTMASGTLLIACIALLASKRLRDSVRVSRRDALLPIMTYTIGVGFVVHQLMKEQFGRARPHQIVEFGGEAPFTPAWTLSEACLSNCSFTSGEAAGAMALISGVVLCPASIRRIAMPAVFGLAVTLGMNRVLFGGHFLSDVILSMLIISAIMIGLRIAMNTLAPSTKKNLLSCEDGSRRQS from the coding sequence ATGGTGCCGACGACCGCAAAACAGCTCTGTTCAAAGCAGAGGGGTTCGCATTGGGAACATCTCGTTGAGCTTACCGATGATATACTTTGGCGCAGTTTGCTGGGTATTCTGCTGCTGGGTGTTTTGGCGAGCGCAGTTTTCCTCACTTTTCCAGAACTAGATATCACCATATCTAAACTATTTTTTGACGGGACAGAATTTCCTCTCGCCAATGATCCATTATTGGGACTGCTGCGGCGGGTGACGACGATGGCAAGTGGCACATTGCTGATCGCCTGTATCGCGCTCCTCGCCAGCAAAAGGTTGCGTGATAGCGTCCGGGTCTCACGGCGAGATGCGCTATTGCCGATCATGACATATACTATCGGCGTCGGTTTCGTTGTTCATCAGCTCATGAAGGAGCAATTCGGACGAGCCCGACCGCACCAAATAGTGGAATTTGGAGGCGAGGCGCCATTCACACCGGCCTGGACGCTATCAGAGGCTTGCCTGAGCAATTGCTCTTTCACCTCAGGTGAAGCCGCAGGTGCCATGGCATTGATTTCCGGCGTGGTTTTGTGCCCAGCTTCGATACGGAGGATCGCGATGCCTGCCGTTTTCGGTCTCGCTGTTACCCTCGGTATGAATCGCGTCTTGTTCGGGGGTCACTTCCTTTCGGATGTGATCCTGTCCATGCTGATAATCAGCGCGATAATGATCGGACTACGAATCGCTATGAACACCTTGGCACCTTCAACCAAGAAAAATTTGTTATCTTGCGAGGACGGCTCGCGACGGCAATCCTAG
- a CDS encoding aldo/keto reductase produces the protein MRYQYLGRSGLRVSNLSLGTGNFGTAWGHGASPAEAQAMYDQYRGAGGNFIDTSTNYQFGEAEVYLADMIASDRDDVVLATKYTNGTTLDSSLQMTGNGRKSMVQSVEASLRRLKTDRIDMFWAHASDDSTPMEEMLRAFDDLVRSGKVLYVGLSNFPAWRIAAGAAVANLRGWAPLVAIQVEYSLVERAAERDLLPMAEAVGMGILGYSPLGGGMLTGKYRLGESGRAQSSISQFMHKEDDGNKGTILDVAQAIAHEADVTPGEVAIRWSMAKGIIPIVGPRTTEQLSTNLAAADLELSPEQIERLDAASAIRLGYPHNFRTDAGALHAVTGGKSDLLDAPPFFIL, from the coding sequence ATGCGTTACCAATATCTGGGGCGATCGGGCCTCCGCGTTTCAAATCTGTCGCTGGGGACAGGCAACTTTGGGACTGCCTGGGGGCATGGTGCGAGCCCCGCCGAAGCGCAAGCCATGTACGACCAATATCGCGGTGCGGGCGGAAACTTCATCGATACATCCACCAATTATCAATTCGGCGAGGCAGAAGTTTACCTTGCGGACATGATCGCGTCCGATCGCGACGATGTCGTGTTGGCGACCAAATACACGAACGGAACCACGCTCGACAGTAGCCTGCAGATGACTGGCAACGGCAGAAAGTCGATGGTCCAGTCGGTCGAGGCGAGCCTTCGGCGTTTGAAGACCGATCGCATCGATATGTTCTGGGCACACGCTTCCGACGATTCCACTCCAATGGAGGAGATGTTGCGGGCGTTCGACGATCTCGTACGGTCTGGCAAGGTGCTATATGTCGGTCTTTCCAACTTTCCTGCCTGGCGGATTGCGGCCGGAGCGGCCGTCGCCAATCTGCGAGGCTGGGCACCTCTGGTTGCGATACAGGTCGAGTATAGCTTGGTCGAACGCGCAGCTGAACGCGACCTGCTGCCGATGGCTGAAGCCGTTGGAATGGGTATCCTCGGCTACTCACCGCTTGGCGGCGGCATGCTGACCGGCAAGTACCGCCTAGGGGAGAGCGGACGCGCGCAGAGTTCGATCAGCCAGTTCATGCATAAGGAAGACGATGGAAACAAAGGCACCATCCTTGATGTCGCTCAAGCGATCGCTCATGAAGCGGACGTGACACCTGGAGAGGTAGCAATCCGCTGGTCTATGGCAAAGGGGATCATCCCTATCGTTGGCCCAAGAACCACAGAGCAGTTGAGCACGAACCTGGCGGCCGCCGATCTTGAGCTCAGCCCAGAGCAGATTGAACGGTTAGACGCAGCCAGTGCGATCCGCCTCGGCTATCCGCATAACTTTAGGACGGACGCAGGCGCTCTTCATGCCGTTACTGGCGGCAAGTCGGACTTGCTGGACGCCCCGCCGTTCTTCATTCTCTAG
- a CDS encoding TetR/AcrR family transcriptional regulator, which produces MTEVIATVRRKARADGQRNRAMILEAAKRVLTEKGASASLDDIAQAAGVGNGTLYRHFPTRAALVETVCREDARELVDLATHLAATNSPLEALSAWMDAFVGCVATKQIIAEATSALLSTSLDSKDSSCADVGAALAMLFDRAVAEGHIRGDIDPLDLVRAVTGVATVNPHSDWENNAKCLIGAVIAGLGSSSSA; this is translated from the coding sequence ATGACTGAAGTAATTGCGACTGTTCGACGTAAGGCGCGCGCAGATGGTCAGCGCAATCGCGCCATGATCCTGGAAGCTGCCAAGCGTGTGCTCACCGAAAAAGGAGCTAGCGCAAGTCTAGACGACATCGCCCAGGCTGCCGGGGTGGGGAACGGCACGCTCTATCGACACTTCCCGACCAGAGCCGCCTTGGTGGAGACGGTGTGTCGTGAGGACGCGCGCGAACTGGTAGACCTCGCCACCCATCTGGCTGCCACAAATTCGCCCCTGGAGGCCCTTTCCGCTTGGATGGATGCCTTTGTAGGGTGTGTGGCCACCAAGCAGATCATTGCAGAAGCCACTAGTGCGTTGCTTTCCACATCCTTGGACAGCAAAGATTCTTCATGCGCTGATGTCGGCGCGGCTTTAGCAATGCTCTTCGATCGCGCCGTCGCTGAAGGGCACATAAGAGGCGATATCGATCCGCTGGATCTCGTGCGGGCTGTAACGGGCGTGGCGACCGTTAACCCGCATTCGGACTGGGAGAACAACGCAAAATGTCTGATCGGCGCGGTTATAGCTGGACTCGGGTCGAGCTCATCCGCCTGA
- the trpB gene encoding tryptophan synthase subunit beta, with product MPQQERTYSMKFPDAEGYFGRFGGNYYPPEVWPALEELASTYRSLRDTPDFQDALETVRVGLQGRPTPVHFLRKTTTEAGGARIYVKREDLNHTGAHKINHCVGFALLARKMGKRKLIAETGAGQHGVALATAAAYFGLECEVHMGAVDIGKQSSNVGRMRLLGAQVVAADAGQSALKEASDSAFSAYVEQHEHALYAIGSAIGPHPFPMIVRDFQSAVGQEARSQFLSLSGGFLPDHVVACLAGGSNAMGIYAGFLDDPAVTLTAVEPLGKSNETGKHAATLSFGTPGTLHGAQSVVLQQEDGTPSHVSSVASGLVYPGVGPEIAMLHEAGRLKVSAISDEEAISTFFRIAKSEGIIPALESSHALAFAIKLAERSPSSESVLVNLSGRGDKDIDYVLKYYQGEYDPER from the coding sequence ATGCCGCAACAAGAGCGTACTTATTCAATGAAGTTCCCTGATGCCGAGGGCTATTTTGGGCGATTTGGCGGCAACTACTATCCGCCCGAGGTGTGGCCGGCACTAGAAGAACTTGCATCAACCTATCGGTCGCTGCGGGACACGCCAGACTTTCAGGACGCCCTCGAGACAGTTCGCGTGGGTCTGCAGGGGCGCCCGACGCCGGTCCACTTTCTCAGGAAAACGACCACTGAGGCCGGTGGCGCACGCATTTACGTCAAGCGTGAGGATCTGAACCATACGGGCGCGCACAAGATCAATCATTGTGTGGGGTTCGCGCTGCTCGCCCGCAAGATGGGTAAACGCAAGCTGATTGCTGAAACAGGAGCGGGGCAGCACGGGGTAGCACTCGCCACCGCCGCCGCCTACTTCGGTCTCGAATGCGAGGTCCATATGGGCGCAGTCGACATTGGGAAGCAAAGCTCGAACGTCGGGCGCATGCGCCTCCTCGGTGCCCAGGTGGTTGCTGCAGATGCTGGGCAGTCCGCTTTGAAAGAGGCGAGCGATTCCGCTTTCAGCGCCTATGTCGAGCAGCATGAGCACGCTCTTTACGCAATCGGCTCGGCAATTGGACCTCACCCCTTCCCGATGATCGTGAGGGATTTCCAGTCGGCCGTAGGGCAAGAGGCTCGTAGTCAGTTCTTATCCCTTAGCGGAGGTTTTTTGCCCGACCACGTCGTAGCCTGCTTAGCTGGCGGATCGAACGCAATGGGCATATATGCGGGTTTTCTCGACGATCCAGCCGTTACTCTCACTGCAGTGGAACCTCTCGGTAAGTCAAATGAGACTGGGAAACATGCTGCGACGCTCTCCTTCGGAACTCCCGGAACGCTTCATGGCGCGCAGTCCGTCGTTCTGCAGCAGGAAGACGGGACGCCTTCGCATGTGTCTTCGGTGGCATCGGGCCTGGTCTATCCCGGGGTTGGCCCAGAGATCGCTATGCTGCATGAGGCGGGTCGCCTAAAGGTCTCGGCCATCTCCGACGAAGAGGCGATTAGCACCTTCTTCCGCATAGCAAAGTCGGAGGGGATCATACCAGCTCTCGAAAGTTCCCACGCGCTGGCGTTCGCGATCAAGTTGGCAGAGCGCAGCCCTTCCTCGGAAAGCGTCTTGGTGAACCTGTCCGGCCGAGGCGACAAGGATATCGATTACGTTCTAAAGTACTATCAGGGCGAATACGATCCTGAGAGATAG